The nucleotide window CTAGATCTAGGTTTTTTagatcaattcaagctttgTAATATCAAAAAGTTGCTTACAATGTAACAGAATTACTTAGGGCTGTGAATAATACATTTCAAAATCTAAGTCCACAATGTTTAAGGTTTGTATTCATCACTTTACAAGCTTGTATGATAGAGGTCATGAAAAGACAAGGGGGGTTTGACTATCACAttcctcacatgaacaaaacaaaggcaGCAAGGGAAGGGACTTTACCAGATTACCTGAGTATTGACAAACAATTGGTTATTGATTTCACTTcaacatttattcacaaagctaaGTACAGAAAAAATGAATCAGCTTGTGGAACTGATTGGCTATGCAGGGGGGAATGATCAAGGGGATTTGAATATAGAATTATCATAAAACAGCAACAACCAATCTCAACGAATTTCAGCAGGAGAAACAGAAATCAGCATATGAACAACAGAACAGCAACCAATAAAATTTTTTGGGACACAAAGTaaagcaacaacagcacagaaCAGTAGCCAACACAACCTTAACAAACACAGTAACATGTTTCAAATGTAAATTCCTTTTGACTTTGGACATATTTTTGAGATCTTTAACATGGGATGTTTCAGatgcaaacaacaaaaattttatgttgttttcaatgaaacatttgtattcaaatatacattaatgaaaaaattggttgttttagtACTCTCaggtaaaatttttttgtttttaatcatTGAGTGGAAAATCGAACATCTTTGTGCATTAAACGGtggaaaacaatccaaaccccCTTTGTTCGTTTTTATGGTGGCTAAAAAATGCTCTCAATTACAGATCACAGAGCAATGAAATAAAATGCgtacaaaaacgtttaaattaaaaatcatcatcaatcAAAATGAACATGCACCAACAGGAACAGAAACTCACTTGAGGAAGGACCTAGCTTATCAAgccaatcttcttcttcacaatcagtattcgaaaaaacagcatcaatggaagaatattcacgatcaGGATACATTTCAGGCTCAGGTGTGTAAATAGGTTCACCTtcaaagtcaagttctcttcccCACTTAGGATCAGTCTTAACAGAAGTTGAGTCATCATAGTAATCTAAAGACTCTTCCTCAAACGGTTTCAGTCCAAATATAGGGTTTCCATCATCGAACCCCTTAAACTCTATCTTAGAAGGCGATTTGTAAGGAGATTTGGGGATTCTCAAAAGTAAAGAAGTACGcgagttagggtttttcatgGGTGAGTTGATTGTCGAGTTAGGGTTCTTCAGGGGGATTTAAAAGGCGAACTGGAGTTTGCCATGAGAACAAcacgaaagaaattaaggaataaggtgaagcttcaacccagaTCTAGGGTTATCAGAGaacaacacaaaaaaaattaaggaagaccggtgaagcttcaacccagatttagggttttcagagaacaacacgaaagaaattaaagaagacggtgaagcttcaacccagaATTAGGGTTATCAGAGAACAACACcaaagaaattaaggaagaaggtgaagcttcaacccagaATTAGGGTTATCAGAGAACAACACGAAAGAACTtaaggaagaaggtgaagcttcaacccagaATTAGAGTTCTTAAATGAGTACAATACGAAAACGACAAGAGGAATGGGGATGGGTAGGGTTTTAGGTTTAAAAAGGGAGGGAGTGTTTAAATGGGTGGGTATGTTAATTAGGATTTAAGtatgttgattaattaaaaaggaggaaaaattagtatggataatgaagggtataattgaaataGAATaaactactaagggcataataGTAAAAAatgcataccaaaaatagaaatgggacaattaaggtgacttgaccataaaaataaatgggacaccaaagctgaataggagggagtaataaatagcattacacaaattcttaaatgagaactgtctcacggtgagaccatctctattaggCTGACCCAACACACACattttgtcttaaagtgataacttataacgttaaaatgattatttataattttaaaataattatttttttatagttttagagtgattacttataaccttaaaataattacttacgATCTTAGagtaatcaattgaaaaaattgACTGATATATAGACTCGTGTGAGACAGACTCATACAAGACAGACTCATACAAGACAAActgatattatttttaatggcaatgtaacaaaaatttcaaaatcaagtaTTAAGAAAAAGTTCACTCGTCGAATTCATGACCgatttctctttctctctcttaaatCCCCCATCTTTCCTCTCTCGTCTTTCCCCTCCAAACTAGCAGAACTAGAATCAACAAcccaattttctaaattaaaaaaatcacataacgcaaaacaaacaaataaaaaaacaacacTTCAATTACCATGAATCTCTGAGAAAATTTAGGTTTTTCTCCTCAATTTTCGTAGCTCTAAGAAATCGGAGGAGAGAGAAGGAAAAAAGAGGATTTTTAGGGTTATTTCAAGAGAGATCGTAGTCATTGGATTGAGCTTGGATCCAGTTGAAGGGTGATTGGATTCCATTGTTTTCTTGTTTTGTTAACGGATCCGACTTTGTTTCTTCAGATCGGAGTTTTTTTCGTCGGTATGCTGGATTTTGATCTTTAATTTTACCTTTTTTTCGGATGGCTTTTTTAAGTATTTGTTTTTACTTCTCTTTAATGTAacttgtttaatttttattttaacctCATCTTTTTTTATCAGAATTTATGCTtgatgattaattttattaaattgttatggactaattaattaattattcaatgAGTATCATATCAGAAATATGAGAAGAAAATATGGAATTAACATAAGCAAATCATTTAATGTAAATATATCAATTATCATGTAATAATCTATTGGATTAGGATGGGGGTTAttgaattataatttattgtATGTTGATCGAATCTATTGACATTTAATACGTCTAATCTTACACTCGATTTATCTTAGTTAAATTAGCAGTCATTTGTAATAAAACTAATTGAGGATGATTAATTGCTTATCACCTAAATGGAGTTTTTCTGATCACATATTAATCTGAGGCCATGACAATGTAATGGGTTTTTTTACAGTtaattgtgtcattttcttattgtataTTCTTTTCTTCAGGGATATAAATtgatttgaaagagaaatttgtaAATTTGAAAGAGGAGAGTTTGTTTCAGGGGTTAAAATGGCTTTAAGAAAAGCGGTGGGGCAACTTAAGGACCAAACTAGTATTGGTCTCGCTAAGGTAGCTAGTGACATGGCTCCTGAGCTAGAGGTAGCCATTGTCAAGGCGACAAGTCATGATGATGATCCTGCCGATGAAAAGTACATTAGGAGAATCCTTACTTTTACGTCTTACAATCGTATGTATGTGAATGCTTGTATAACTTCTATCTCGAGGAGGTTGGGGAAGACGAGGGATTGGGTTGTTGCTTTGAAGGCATTAATGTTGGTCCACAGGCTTATGAATGATGGGGAGCCTGTTTTTAAGCAAGAGATTTTGTATGCCACTCGAAGGGGGACTAGATTGTTAAATATGTCGGATTTTAGAGATGAGGCTCACTCGAATTCTTGGGATCATTCGGCGTTTGTGCGAACTTTTGCTCTGTACTTGGATCAGAGGTTGGAACTGATGTTATTTGAGAAGAATCAAGGTGGTAGAGGGATTAGTGGGGCTGGAAGTGGTCATGGCGGTGAGATTGTAAGGTATGAGCCTAGGGATGATAGATTTCAATCCCCACCAAGTCGGTTTGATTATGATTATGGAGAGTTTAGGGATGGACCGCAGATGAGGAGGAGTAGGTCATTTGGGGGTGTCGGGGAATCAAATGGTCGGGAGGAAGATAAGGCGATCACTCCCTTGAGGGAATGGAAACCTGAGAGGATTTTTGCGAAGATGGGTCATTTGCAGAGGCTTTTGGACAGATTTTTAGCTTGTCGTCCGACTGGTATGGCCAAGAATAGCAGAATGATCCTCATTGCCTTGTACCCTGTTGTTAGGGAAAGTTTTAAGCTATATGCTGATGTATGCGAAGTTCTAGCTGTTTTGCTGGACAAATTCTTTGATATGGAGAATTCAGATTGTGTGAAGGCTTTTGATGCTTATGCTAGTGCAGCAAAGCAGATTGACGAGCTCGTGGGCTTTTACAATTGGTGCAAGGATACTGGTGTGGCAAGGTCATCTGAGTTCCCAGAAGTGCAAAAGATCACTGATAAACTCCTTGAAACCTTGGAGGAGTTCGTGAGGGACCGAACAAGGAGGCCAAAAACTCCCGAGAGAATACCAGAGCCTGAACCAGCACCCAAAGAAGAGGAACCTGTGCCCGATATGAATGAAATAAAGGCACTACCCGCACCAGAGGAACCCACTCCTCCACCACCTCCACCACCTCCAGAACCCGAACAAAAACAGGTACAAGGGGACTTAGTTGACTTAAGAGAGGAGGGAGAAACTGCTGATTCTCAGGGTAATAAATTTGCATTAGCTTTGTTTGCTGGACCTGCTGAGAATGGAAACGGGTCATGGCAAGCATTTGACAATAAAGAGGGGGTAACTTCTGCTTGGCAAAACCCAGCTGCTGAACCCGGCAAGGCCGATTGGGAGCTGGCTTTGGTAGAAACGGCTAGTAATCTTTCACATCAGAAAGCCGCAATGGGTGGTGGATTAGATCCCTTGCTTCTGAACGGTATGTATGATTCAGGAGTGGTGAGGCAACACGTGACAGCTACTCAAATGAGCGGTAGTGCCAGTAGTGTTGCATTGCCAGGACCAGGGAAAACTACAACTCCAGTTTTGGCACTCCCCGCTCCCGATGGTACAGTTCAAACAGTTGGTGGCGACCCATTTGCTGCGTCTTTGAGTGTTCCCCCTCCTGCTTACGTACAAATGGCTGACATGGAAAAGAAGCAGCATTTGCTAGTACAAGAGCAGGTAGTTTGGCAACAATATGGCAACAGTGGTATGCAAGGTCAAGCTACTTTGGCCAAGATTGGGGGGCCAGCTTACTATGCTCCAGGGACTTCGATGATGATGCCCAGTGCAAATCCGATGATGCCTTACCAATATGGAATGCCTCCGGTAAATGGGATGATGCCACCACAACCTGGTTATTACTATAACCcgatttgattttgtgtttatATGTGTATCtgacctttttttaaaaaaaaatctttatttgTGCTTCTGATGTTAATTGTATTTCTTATGTTCATTTCTCCGTGGATGAGAACGTGGGAGGTATCGGAGCCAGATTTATTTGTGATTTCTTGAGGCAGAGTTTGATTATGGAGGCCATTGTCGTGTAGTATTGTGCCTCTATTGTGTACCatcataattttcttttacttgTAATACTTGTGCACAAAATTGAGTCCTAGATTTTATCGTCATAATTTGTATACTCCTGGTGTGTTTCCTCTTTCCATTGCTGACCA belongs to Amaranthus tricolor cultivar Red isolate AtriRed21 chromosome 17, ASM2621246v1, whole genome shotgun sequence and includes:
- the LOC130804205 gene encoding probable clathrin assembly protein At4g32285, giving the protein MALRKAVGQLKDQTSIGLAKVASDMAPELEVAIVKATSHDDDPADEKYIRRILTFTSYNRMYVNACITSISRRLGKTRDWVVALKALMLVHRLMNDGEPVFKQEILYATRRGTRLLNMSDFRDEAHSNSWDHSAFVRTFALYLDQRLELMLFEKNQGGRGISGAGSGHGGEIVRYEPRDDRFQSPPSRFDYDYGEFRDGPQMRRSRSFGGVGESNGREEDKAITPLREWKPERIFAKMGHLQRLLDRFLACRPTGMAKNSRMILIALYPVVRESFKLYADVCEVLAVLLDKFFDMENSDCVKAFDAYASAAKQIDELVGFYNWCKDTGVARSSEFPEVQKITDKLLETLEEFVRDRTRRPKTPERIPEPEPAPKEEEPVPDMNEIKALPAPEEPTPPPPPPPPEPEQKQVQGDLVDLREEGETADSQGNKFALALFAGPAENGNGSWQAFDNKEGVTSAWQNPAAEPGKADWELALVETASNLSHQKAAMGGGLDPLLLNGMYDSGVVRQHVTATQMSGSASSVALPGPGKTTTPVLALPAPDGTVQTVGGDPFAASLSVPPPAYVQMADMEKKQHLLVQEQVVWQQYGNSGMQGQATLAKIGGPAYYAPGTSMMMPSANPMMPYQYGMPPVNGMMPPQPGYYYNPI